The segment CGTACTGGGTGTAGCCGATCGCGCCCTGGGCCGCCACGGCGGCGACGAGGACGATCGCGTAGCGCCGCAGGTCCCGCGGGGCGCCGCTGCGCAGGAAGTTGACGAGGAGGGTGACGGCCCCCAGCGCCGTCGCCCATCCCAGGACGGCGTGCACCCGCGTGACCGTGGGGAGGTCGAAGCCCCACCGTGGCGCCTCGAGGTCACCGCCCAGAGGGCCGGTGCCGGTGGTGACGACGCCGGCCGCGAGCAGCAGGAACCCCACGACGGCCAACCCGGCAGCGAGCCGCCGCTGCCCCTCGTCGACCCGGGGGCGCAACTCGCCTCGGGGTTCGCGCAAGCGCAGGTAGAGGGCGACCGTCACCACGAGCATGACCATCGACAGCATGAAGTGCGTGCCCACGGAGGCGGGGTGCAACCGGGTCCACACGGTGATCCCACCGACGACCCCCTGTCCGAGCACCCCGAGGGGGATGACCACGGCCATCCGCATCAGATCCGGGCGTCCGTGCCGGCCGTACCTGCGCCACAGCGCCACGACGACGATCACACCGACCGCCAGGACGAGGAAGGTCAACATCCGGTTGCCGAACTCGATCGCCTCGTTGAGTACGGGGTGGTGGTCACCACCCGACGGAACGAAGCTGTCCGGAGTGC is part of the Spiractinospora alimapuensis genome and harbors:
- a CDS encoding COX15/CtaA family protein; the encoded protein is MPGFSTEPQTVLAADMLGVPIWGWQVGFAVAGVIALVLLARTIWEPSDASLRWWALGNVAVNAGIAVTGATVRVTQSGLGCSEWPRCTPDSFVPSGGDHHPVLNEAIEFGNRMLTFLVLAVGVIVVVALWRRYGRHGRPDLMRMAVVIPLGVLGQGVVGGITVWTRLHPASVGTHFMLSMVMLVVTVALYLRLREPRGELRPRVDEGQRRLAAGLAVVGFLLLAAGVVTTGTGPLGGDLEAPRWGFDLPTVTRVHAVLGWATALGAVTLLVNFLRSGAPRDLRRYAIVLVAAVAAQGAIGYTQYALQLPEGLVVAHVLGSVVTWVLILRVYFGTAERVEVTTPAGSPRAAAAGR